One Dictyostelium discoideum AX4 chromosome 3 chromosome, whole genome shotgun sequence genomic region harbors:
- the adprt1A gene encoding NAD+ ADP-ribosyltransferase, translating into MATKNTSPYEIEYAKSDRSTCSTCQRGINKEAVRIGYKTKSKHFDGMDVSWHHLKCKCPQVPSFTDLIHWEYLRWEDQLSIKTTYFSSEKYDPKSASEVQREKYLKALWEVKDSIADNLKGPAIKNIIQYNKGYVDKVSPVHLLHTLSDWMLKGRPGRCPTCKNFDILFNGIEYQCKGWISGFTKCDWKGDSIERWAVQFPDDLSKNKFLSTFKYSKDYPKSTTKYTDAGEEEEEEEEEEEQEQDKEQQTEENASGEAQTQDTSSLDPNRDEDEVAVGNECVNMVVAIAGAEKVLGIAPTKIKTLVQSHGGEVVEDPLNATLMISSEEEVNKAKKTKKVQNAIDNIPIFPPSWIQDLCNRTGKGVELRKTLVSKPFIIAPSQLADDVLLFTEKYFKPVEVVKRQTTTTTTTSSKKRELEPTIVPKKEPKPGSNILKVNDDFNYGGYEIYVHHDEKYGYTAMNVMLNSLDIESNSNRFYQIQMLKQRGKERYTVYLRWGRVGVNQIGGQKDTTYSSYESALSEFAERFEYFTAQKWEDRYKFKKLPRKYYMISLDDGNDEEEEENLVETVLKRKKSETTTTSTSQEIEPKKEGLPQRVLDLVKLMFDPEMMKKQLQSMNVDTEKMPLGKIKKSQLIEGYKVLSEIQDILNTANPSRNLLLDCATRFYTLIPHNFGNQTAPLIDTVDLIKAKMQLVETLIDVDIAANLKKQTESLEGNMIENQYITLKTKLTPLDKDSVVYKTLVDYVANSQDKQFRTNICVQDILSLERENESERFTPWAKDKNRLLLWHGSRLTNFVSIVSQGLRIAPPSAPKTGYRFGKGIYFADCISKSFSYCFTSSDCPTALMLLCEVSLGDMNELKHDTYMEEAPHPFHSTKALGMAAPHKDGNHPLSDSDGLVVPLGKISKTGLSTSCTHNEFIVYKIEQVRIKYILRVYNGK; encoded by the exons ATGGCAACAAAAAATACATCTCCTTATGAGATTGAATATGCAAAGAGTGATAGATCAACATGTTCAACCTGTCAAAGAGGTATTAATAAAGAAGCAGTTCGTATTGgttataaaacaaaatcaaaacacTTTGATGGAAT ggATGTATCATGGCATCATTTAAAATGTAAATGTCCACAAGTACCATCATTTACAGATTTAATTCACTGGGAATACCTTCGTTGGGAAGaccaattatcaattaaaacaacttATTTTTCATCTGAAAAGTATGATCCAAAATCAGCATCAGAGGTACAAAGAGAGAAATATTTAAAGGCATTATGGGAAGTTAAAGATAGTATTGCCGATAACTTGAAGGGACCAGCAATTAAAAACATCATTCAATATAATAAAGGTTATGTTGATAAGGTATCACCAGTTCATTTACTTCATACTCTCTCTGATTGGATGTTAAAAGGTCGTCCAGGTAGATGTCCAACTTGTAAGAATTTCGATATACTTTTCAATGGTATCGAATATCAATGTAAAGGTTGGATTTCAGGTTTCACAAAATGTGATTGGAAAggtgattcaattgaaagaTGGGCTGTTCAATTTCCTGATGatctttcaaaaaataaattcctttcaacttttaaatattcaaaagatTATCCAAAATCAACTACAAAATATACTGATGCtggtgaagaagaagaggaagaagaagaagaggaggaaCAAGAGCAAGATAAGGAACAACAAACTGAAGAAAATGCAAGTGGAGAAGCACAAACTCAAGATACATCTTCTTTAGATCCAAATagagatgaagatgaagtaGCAGTTGGTAATGAATGTGTTAATATGGTAGTTGCAATTGCTGGTGCAGAAAAAGTATTAGGTATTGCCCCAAcgaaaattaaaactttagtTCAATCTCATGGTGGTGAAGTTGTTGAAGATCCATTAAATGCAACTTTAATGATTTCAAGTGAAGAGGAAGTTAATAAGgctaaaaaaactaaaaaggTTCAAAATGCTATTGATAATATTCCAATTTTCCCACCATCTTGGATTCAAGATTTATGTAATAGAACTGGTAAAGGTGTTGAATTAAGAAAAACTTTAGTTTCAAAACCATTTATTATTGCACCATCTCAATTAGCTGATgatgttttattattcactgaaaaatatttcaaaccAGTTGAAGTCGTTAAAAGACaaaccaccactaccactaccacctcATCCAAAAAGAGAGAGTTAGAACCAACCATTGTACCAAAGAAAGAACCAAAACCAGGATCAAACATTCTTAAAGTTAATGACGATTTTAATTATGGTGGCTATGAAATCTATGTTCATCATGATGAAAAATATGGCTATACTGCAATGAATGTTATGCTCAATAGTTTGGATATTGAAAGTAACTCTAATAGATTCtaccaaattcaaatgttAAAACAAAGAGGCAAAGAAAGATATACCGTCTATTTAAGATGGGGTCGTGTTGGTGTCAATCAAATTGGTGGTCAAAAAGATACAACCTACTCCTCTTACGAGTCTGCTCTTTCAGAGTTTGCTGAGCGTTTTGAATACTTTACTGCTCAAAAATGGGAAGATcgttataaattcaaaaaattaccACGTAAATACTATATGATTAGTTTAgatgatggtaatgatgaagaggaagaagaaaaCTTGGTTGAAACTGTATTAAAGAGAAAGAAATctgaaacaacaacaacttcaacctCTCAAGAAATTGAACCAAAGAAAGAAGGTTTACCACAAAGAGTTTTAGATTTAGTTAAATTAATGTTTGATCCtgaaatgatgaaaaaacaattacaatctATGAATGTTGATACTGAAAAAATGCCATtaggtaaaattaaaaaatcacaaTTAATTGAAGGTTAtaaa gtTTTATCAGAAATTCAAGACATTTTAAACACAGCTAATCCAAGTCGTAATTTACTTTTAGATTGTGCAACTAGATTTTATACTTTGATCCCTCATAACTTTGGTAATCAAACTGCACCATTAATTGATACAGTCGACCTAATTAAAGCCAAGATGCAATTGGTTGAAACTCTTATCGATGTTGATATTGCCGCTAATCTTAAGAAGCAAACTGAATCACTCGAGGGTAACATGATTGAAAATCAATATATTACACTCAAAACCAAACTCACTCCACTTGATAAAGATAGTGTAGTTTATAAAACCTTGGTAGATTATGTTGCCAATAGTCAAGATAAACAATTTAGAACCAATATCTGTGTTCAAGATATTCTTTCACTTGAGAGAGAGAATGAAAGTGAACGTTTCACTCCTTGGGCAAAAGATAAGAATAGATTACTCTTATGGCATGGTAGTAGGTTAACTAATTTCGTATCGATTGTCTCGCAGGGATTAAGAATTGCTCCACCATCTGCTCCAAAAACTGGTTACAGATTTGGTAAAGGTATTTATTTTGCTGATTGTATTAG TAAATCATTCAGCTATTGTTTCACATCAAGTGATTGTCCAACTGCACTTATGTTATTATGTGAAGTTTCACTTGGTGACATGAATGAATTGAAACATGATACCTATATGGAAGAGGCACCACATCCATTCCATAGTACAAAAGCTTTAGGTATGGCTGCTCCTCACAAAGATGGTAATCATCCTCTTTCTGATTCTGATGGTTTAGTAGTACCATTAGGTAAAATTTCAAAGACTGGTCTCTCAACTT CATGTACTCACAATGAATTCATTGTCTATAAAATTGAACAAGTCAGAATCAAATACATCTTAAGAGTTTACaatggaaaataa